Within Planctomycetota bacterium, the genomic segment TTGTGGATATCTACCTCCCTGACATAAAACACAGCGATGAAGAATCGGCAAAGTTATGTTCCGGGGTTTCCGATTATGTCAAACACAACAGGCCCGCGTTAAAGGAAATGTATAGACAGGTTGGGAATTTGACGGTTGATGAAAATGGCATTGCCATCAGGGGATTAATCATCAGGCATCTGGTCCTGCCGGAAAGGCTGGCCGGGAGCTTTGCCTCTCTTGATTTTATCTCTAAGGAATTATCTCCGGATACCTGTGTCGGCATTATGTCGCAGTATCATCCGTGTTACAAAGGCGAGACACACCCGACACTTAACCGGCGGATTACGAACCGGGAATATGAAGAGGTGGTGGATTACGCGGAGAAGTTGGGGATGGAAAACTGTTTGGTGCAGTCTTTAACCAGCGCGGATAACTATCTGCCGGACTTTAAGAAGGAAAAACCGTTCAGTAAATAGTAGTTAGTGGACAGTTGTCAGTAAACAGAGAAAGATGAGTATTTTTAACATCAGTCCGTTCAAGGAAAAGGCCTTGCTTGACCGCATGGCGCGGCTGGGAATCAAGGAAGCCGATTTAGAGGAGCAATTCATCCGCTCAGGGGGCCATGGAGGGCAGAATGTCAACAAGGTGGCGACTTGTGTCTACCTAAAGCACTTACCTACCGGGATAGAGGTCAAGTGTCAGCAGGAGCGCTCCCAGGCGCTTAACCGCTTCCTGGCAAGGCGTATTCTGGCTGATAAGATCGAGAATATGATTCTGGGCAAGGCGAGCAAGGAAGAGCAGCGGAGGGAAAAGATACGGCGACAAAAACGCCGGCGCTCAAGGCGCGCCAAAGATAAGATGCTTCAGGATAAGAAATTGCATTCGTTGAAGAAGCAGAATCGTTCATTTAAACCGAACATGGACGGTTAGCAGTGAATATACAACGGGATTAAACGGATTTAGCGGGAATTAAGTAAGGTGGAGCTTGTCTAAAAACACTTTCCACCTATAACTACCCCTAATAATGCTACAAAATCTTAAATTAATTCTTACTGCCCTATTTTTGTAAAATTCCGTTTTAAAATCTCCACTCCTCCCTATGGACGGTTACTCCCTGCCGTATGAAGGGTCTATCCATACCGTATAAACCATCCATCCCCGCCCAATAGAGGGTTACTCCATGCCGTACGAAACACTGCTCCCCGCCCTGCGGAATAACCATCCCCACCATACAGACCGCCCCTCCCTACCGTAGAAATACCCCATAGGGAGGGTGGGGATGGGGGGTAGTGGTCAGAGAGGTGGAAAATCGCCCCAATTTCTTATAAAACAAGGAGATACAACCCGGTGACTTCATAACATTCTTGTAAATATGGAGTTAGGCAGTCCGACGCATAAATTCACCATAAAAAGCGTTGTGGTTTTGCCATAAGAAGGGTGAAGGAAGACGGCGAACCACTAAGGATTCACCGCATGGAAATCGTAAAAATCTTCAAGGAAAAATAATTTTTCCATATAACCACCCCCCATACTTTCTAATTTGATTATAGAGGGAGAGATAGTGAGGAAGGCTAAAAGGCTATGAGGCTAAGAGTAAGAAAATATGATAAATTTTAGGGGATTTATAAGATTTTATGTCACATTTAGCCTTTTTTGTCAATAGACTATGCAAGGGGATATGAAAATATGAAAAATTTTACCAAGAAAATGATTTTTCCTGTCAAAAGGGTGGGGGGTCAAACGCCTTATAGATAGAGGGGGAAATAAGAATATCATGAATTTTACAGGAATTCCGATTTTTGGATGTCACATTCTGGGTTTTTCCGGGTTAGGTTATGGAAAGAGAAAGAAAGAAATATGAAAAACGGATTAAATAAAGAATCAGTCAGATGGCCGTATCAGCAAAACGGAGGTGTCTGTGATAGCGTTGCGCGTCAGGTGTCATGTGTTTGGCGCCAAGCACAGGATTCAGGACGTATGACGCCACGGGACGTTTTGCCGGCCAACTGGCGCTACATTTCGATTGGAGGTGAATAAAATGAGTACAATTAAAAGTCACGCGATGCTGATGATCGGCTGGCCACTGGATACGCCGGCGGATATGGGCGAAAAGTGGCTGGAAGGCATGAAAGCCAATGCGCTTCGTATCTACCAGAACATTTTAGCCAGAATTCCGGACAGCGGCAAGTTCCAGGAAAGGTTATCCGGTCCATCAAGCACGGGTTACGCGGGTTATGTGAATCCCGGTTTCGTTTCCAGAAGCGGAGACGAAAGTGGCGATATCCTGAACGGCCAGGTGGCAAACCTGCGGGATTCCTACGAGAAGTTCGTCCGGGGACTTGAACACGCCTTTGAAACCGTGGACGGGGTCGCTGCCAAGCGGTTCAAAGAGAAGGTGGAAAAGGCCAAGGAAAACTTCTTGGCGGGAATGGCCCGGCGCACGCTCATCTTCGGCGGAACAAGGGTAACGGGACGCGGCGCGGCGGCAATCGCCCCGCACTGGCTCGTGAATGACCTTCGGGTTATGGATTGGCTGAGAGCTGACGACAAGGTGCTGGAAGGCGGACCCTTCAAGGTCTGCAAGACTTCCGACCGGTCGGCGTTCAAGGCGGCCCTGACCGAACGGCTCATCCAGGCGGGAATCCGGATTATCAAATCCGGGCTCTCCCATCCGGTTATCGACAAGGAGAACGACCAGACAAACGCGCTGGTGCAGAAGTTCATCGACCCTTCGCTGGGTCTTGAATCTTTTGCCACCGGAGGATTATCCAGGCTTGATTTTATCAAGCAGGGTAACCGTTTGTTCCTGGAAATCCAGGTTTCACAAGTGTAGCCATCCCGACACTTCGGTCGGGACGTCGCTACGCTCCGGGTGAGCCAGGTCTAAATCCGAATCGGTAAAGAACAGGGGTGTTGGCAAGCCAACACCCCTGATTCTTTTCTCGGGCTAATTCTTTTTTATTGCCTTCCGCTTTATTAAATGGTTTATTATATTTTAATATATATTCATTTAATCAGTAAAGGACTTACTATTATGAAGAATAAAAAGACTTCCATCTCCAGGCGTGATTTCCTGAAGAACGCGCTCATTATCGGCGGGGCGGGCTTGATGGCGCCTTCGCTTTTCCCCATTCTTTCCCATGGAGAGGATGATAAGAAGAAAAAAGAGGATGAGAAAGAAGTTCCGATAGAGAAAATCTTGGCGATCTGCTCAACCGAATCCGATAAGACTAACCCCGGCGTAATGGTAAAAGAAGCCTTGGCGCTTTTGGGCGGGATGAAGAAATTCGTCAAGAAAGGCGATGTCGTCCTGGTTAAGCCTAATATCGCCTGGGAAAGGAAACCGGAATTCGCCGCCACGACCAATCCGAAAGTGGTCGCCGCCGTTATCGAAGAAGCGCTGGCCGCCGGCGCCAAGAAGGTCAAAGTCTTTGACCGGACCTGCAACGATGCCCGGAGATGCTACAAAATCACGGAGATAGAAGAAGTTGCCAAGAAGGCAGGCGCGGAAGTATTTATCATAGAAAAAGACGCCAGCTTTTACCAGGAGGTTAAAATACCCAAAGGCAAGATATTAAAATCATGCGACGTGGTAAAAGAGGTTCTGGAAAGCAATGTTTTTATCAACGTGCCGATAGCCAAGCACCACGGCATTTCGCGCTTAACGCTGGGGATAAAGAACCTGATGGGCGTGGTCGGCGGCAACCGCGGAGAACTGCATAAGGAAATCGGGACGAAACTGACGGATATACTTTCCGTAACAAAGCCGCACCTTAATATTATGGACGCCTTTAACGTCCTGGTGGCGCACGGGCCGATAGGAGGGGATTTAAAAGACGTGCGTTTCTGCGGAAAGATTATCGCCGGAGTGGATATCGTGGCGGTAGATTCCTACACCGCAGGCTTAAAGCCTTTCAGCGAAGGCTCCAAAAAAGAGCTTACTTGGGAAGATATCCCATACATAAAAGAAGCCGCTGAAAGAGGCCTGGGCGAAGCGGATATTACTAAACTGAAAATCCTTGAGAAAAAGGTTTAATAAGCTGTTAAATAGCTGTCTTTCGAGCATTTCATGATAATACTACGCCGTATCAGCCAGTTTATTTTCTTCAGCCTCTTTATTTATCTCATTTTCCGGACGGTCAGCCCGCTTGCCTCGTGGATACCGGTTAACCTATTCTTTACGAGCGACCCATTGGTAGCAATCGGAGCCGGAATAGCCGGAAGGGCTTTGGTAATCAAGTTTATCGCGGCATTGGTTGTAATCATTATCACCGTTCTTTTAGGCCGGGTCTTTTGCGGATGGATATGCCCATTGGGCGCGACGATTGACTGGTTTGACAAAGTATTCCTGTGGTGGCGCAAGAAGCGGATTGTTATGTGGCTGGGCTGGCGGAAGGTAAAATACGCGATACTCGTTATCTTATTAACGGGCGCGGTTTTCGGGGTGAATGCCATCGGCTGGCTCGACCCGATTTCGATTGCCTTTAAAGGATACGGGCTTTTCATATATTCGGCACTGGACTGGGCAGGAACCAAAGTAGGCCTGGACAGAACCACCGTTTCAAGCCTGATTGATATTGGCATTTTTGACCGCAATGAGGTGTTATTCAAATACTCAGCGGTATTCGCGATTACCCTGGCAGTTATCTTATTATTAAGCATGCTTGAGAGACGCTTCTGGTGCAGGAACCTTTGCCCTTTGGGGGCATTGCTTGGATTGCTTTCCAAATGGCGGCTGGTGCGCACGCATACGGGAGAGGATTGCAACGAGTGCAAGCTGTGCGTCCGCACCTGCAAGATGGGGGCGCGGAGTAAGGAATTAGAGGCGCTGGATGAAGAGTGCATACATTGTTACACCTGCGTTAACGGATGCCCGAAGGACCAATTGTTTATAAAGAAGGCGGCTAAAGTAAAAACGGTTTCTATCCTGCCTTCAAGAAGAGGATTTTTGATAAGCGGGATGCTGGGGATATTATCGTTCCCGCTTCTTAAATACAGCCTTTTAAAGAAGAAGGAAGAAAATCCTGTATTACCGATACTGAGGCCGCCCGGAGCGAATCCGGATGAGGAAAAATTCCTCGTCAAATGCGTCCGTTGTGGAGAGTGCATGAAGGTTTGCCCTTATAACGCAATACAACCGTTGATGTTCGAAGGCGGTATTTACGGGATGTTTTCCCCGGTCATTATTCCGATTATAGGCTACTGCGGTTATGAATGTAACTTATGCGGACAAGCCTGCCCGACCGGCGCTATTAAAAACATGCCGTTAGCTGAAAAGAAGAAATGGAAAATCGGCACGGCAAAAACATATGAGGATATCTGTATAAACTGCCTGGTTTGCGAGGAATATTGCCCGGTCCCGGATAAAGCAATTAAGAATATAGAAAAGGACGGGCTTCAGTATCCCTGGGTAATAGATGAAATGTGCATCGGATGCGGGACATGCGAGAATGTCTGCCCGGCGTCGCCCCAAAAGGCGATAAGGGTGTTTAGAGACGCCAATCCTCCATCCAATCCCGCAAAATAGCGGCGTTTTACAGATGGGGTCGGGGCAACCAGAAATTATCGCTTCAGTTTTCATCCCCGGTCAACCGAAATAATATAGTAGTTCCGCGCTATCGCGCACACGGATTACAACTTACTTTATAAAATACTGCTTATTATGAAACAGGTATTTGAGAAGATTGTTTCCGAATATTTTAGCCGCCACAGGATATTATTCGGCATTGCCGGGGTGATTGTCATCATATTAACCTTTTCCTTTATCATGGGAAGCGGACATCCCGTCGCTAAGGGCGAAGAGGTAAATATAGACCGGCAAGCCATGAAGAACTCCAGCGACTCGATAGAATTAATAAACACCAGAAACCGTGTAAACACCGAGGGAAACGCCAAAATGATTACCGTAGAAAAGGCGTTGATTTGCGTTAACGTGGATGATATGTCTCCGGTCGGCGCGATACGCCAGATTCCGCCTGATATCGAACGCATTTTCTGCTGGGCAAGGGTATTGGAAGCGAAGGGCGAAAAAATCAGGTATCTGTGGTATTTCAACGGCACGGTGGTAACCAGCAACTGGCAGGTAATCCTAAGCGACCGTTTCATAACATGGTGCCCATACCGATTCAACACCAATGCAGGCGGTAAGGGGCACGTTGATATA encodes:
- a CDS encoding peptide chain release factor-like protein, whose amino-acid sequence is MSIFNISPFKEKALLDRMARLGIKEADLEEQFIRSGGHGGQNVNKVATCVYLKHLPTGIEVKCQQERSQALNRFLARRILADKIENMILGKASKEEQRREKIRRQKRRRSRRAKDKMLQDKKLHSLKKQNRSFKPNMDG
- a CDS encoding DUF362 domain-containing protein, translated to MKNKKTSISRRDFLKNALIIGGAGLMAPSLFPILSHGEDDKKKKEDEKEVPIEKILAICSTESDKTNPGVMVKEALALLGGMKKFVKKGDVVLVKPNIAWERKPEFAATTNPKVVAAVIEEALAAGAKKVKVFDRTCNDARRCYKITEIEEVAKKAGAEVFIIEKDASFYQEVKIPKGKILKSCDVVKEVLESNVFINVPIAKHHGISRLTLGIKNLMGVVGGNRGELHKEIGTKLTDILSVTKPHLNIMDAFNVLVAHGPIGGDLKDVRFCGKIIAGVDIVAVDSYTAGLKPFSEGSKKELTWEDIPYIKEAAERGLGEADITKLKILEKKV
- a CDS encoding 4Fe-4S binding protein; its protein translation is MIILRRISQFIFFSLFIYLIFRTVSPLASWIPVNLFFTSDPLVAIGAGIAGRALVIKFIAALVVIIITVLLGRVFCGWICPLGATIDWFDKVFLWWRKKRIVMWLGWRKVKYAILVILLTGAVFGVNAIGWLDPISIAFKGYGLFIYSALDWAGTKVGLDRTTVSSLIDIGIFDRNEVLFKYSAVFAITLAVILLLSMLERRFWCRNLCPLGALLGLLSKWRLVRTHTGEDCNECKLCVRTCKMGARSKELEALDEECIHCYTCVNGCPKDQLFIKKAAKVKTVSILPSRRGFLISGMLGILSFPLLKYSLLKKKEENPVLPILRPPGANPDEEKFLVKCVRCGECMKVCPYNAIQPLMFEGGIYGMFSPVIIPIIGYCGYECNLCGQACPTGAIKNMPLAEKKKWKIGTAKTYEDICINCLVCEEYCPVPDKAIKNIEKDGLQYPWVIDEMCIGCGTCENVCPASPQKAIRVFRDANPPSNPAK